The Glycine soja cultivar W05 chromosome 3, ASM419377v2, whole genome shotgun sequence genome window below encodes:
- the LOC114405481 gene encoding uncharacterized protein At1g28695-like — translation MDIPKQTLGSLAMVILLFAGIILVYHWNSSFSNEFVLTVKEPLCKQSNLTTPNIEANGDGLDTALAKASMGNKTVIIAVVNKAYVDQDVESDTTMLDIFLGSFWLGEGTRSLIDHLLLVAVDQTAYDRCQFLKLNCFKLETDGVDFKGEKIYMSQDFIKMMWRRTFFLLEVLKRGYNFVFTDTDVMWLRNPFTRLSKNETEDLQISTDAYLGDPWLEKNPINTGFYFVRSNNKTISLFETWYGQKDKAIGKKEQDVLFNLIKSGIIKDLGLRVRFLNTLYFSGFCQDSKDFREVITVHANCCRSITAKEVDLKAVLRDWKQFRRLEANSTINTRWTMHNQCRQSWGRPVKVKG, via the exons ATGGATATACCTAAACAAACACTTGGTAGTTTGGCCATGGTAATATTACTCTTTGCTGGGATTATTTTGGTGTACCACTGGAACTCTTCCTTCTCCAACGAATTCGTTCTGACGGTAAAGGAACCACTTTGCAAGCAATCAAATCTT ACCACTCCCAATATTGAAGCAAATGGAGATGGCCTTGACACTGCTTTGGCCAAAGCCTCCATGGGAAACAAAACAGTGATAATTGCTGTAGTAAATAAGGCCTATGTTGATCAAGATGTAGAGAGTGACACCACTATGCTTGATATATTTCTTGGTAGTTTTTGGCTTGGAGAGGGAACAAGGTCTCTCATTGATCACCTTCTCTTAGTAGCGGTTGATCAAACAGCCTATGATCGATGTCAATTTCTGAAGTTGAATTGCTTCAAATTGGAAACAGATGGGGTTGATTTTAAAGGTGAGAAAATATACATGTCTCAAGATTTCATCAAGATGATGTGGAGAAGGACTTTCTTCCTTTTGGAGGTTCTCAAACGTGgctacaattttgttttcacG GACACTGATGTAATGTGGTTGAGAAACCCATTTACAAGGTTGAGTAAGAATGAGACAGAAGACCTCCAAATCAGCACAGATGCATACCTTGGTGATCCTTGGTTAGAAAAAAATCCAATCAACACTGGGTTTTACTTTGTTAGGTCAAACAACAAGACCATTTCCCTATTTGAAACATGGTATGGCCAAAAGGATAAAGCCATAGGAAAAAAAGAGCAAGATGTTCTTTTTAACCTCATTAAAAGTGGTATAATTAAAGACTTGGGacttagggttaggtttttaaACACCCTTTATTTCAGTGGATTTTGCCAAGACAGCAAAGATTTTAGGGAAGTCATCACAGTCCATGCCAACTGTTGTAGGAGCATCACAGCAAAGGAGGTAGATTTAAAGGCAGTTCTCCGTGATTGGAAGCAATTTAGGAGGTTGGAGGCTAATTCTACGATAAATACTCGTTGGACTATGCATAATCAATGTCGACAATCTTGGGGAAGACCTGTAAAAGTAAAGGGTTAA
- the LOC114406485 gene encoding nucleolin-like → MPPKTAKRGSASSASKRGGRGGRGTPKAAQNQQQHETAEETVKVEEKQQPVVVVAAEEEQQKVVVEKEIPAVEENESAVVIEDKAIDMNQMAPEAVEETSHAASGLSLVKNDEEEVKESIDEYEKDERLDLEDNDPEYEPEEYGGVDYDEKEIEQDEGHEVGNEVEEEEAEDNVGEEEGDTGEEEVEDVHDELEGEEEHEHAGEEREHPDFADVEEEEHREVVKERQKRKEFEVFVGGLDKDATESDLRKAFGEVGVVTEVRLMMNPQTKKNKGFAFLRFETVEQAKRAVAELKNPVINGKQCGVTPSQDSDTLYLGNICKTWTKEALKEKLKHYGVTNVEDLTLVEDTNDEGKNRGFAFLEFPSRSEAMDAFKRLQRRDVVFGVDKPAKVSFADSFIDPGDEIMAQVKTVFIDALPPSWDEDYVRDLLRKYGEIEKIELARNMPAARRKDYGFVTFGSHDAAVKCADSITGTELGEGDKKAKVRARLSRPLQRGRGKHISRGDYRSSRGSGMMTRPSWSRPAPRSFPSRSVRGVGSRAPPVRPVSVRDRRPMMSIPARSRPVPPPSRSYDRRPVAPAYPKSSMKRDYGRREDIPPPRSRVAVDYGSRVASERRTSYRDYPARGPGYTELPRSTSRAAPRRGYVDDGYGQRFERAPPPPPPPHLSYREGRPRDYDALSGSKRSYAAIDDVPPRYADTGARQSRARLDYDYGGSASQYGDAYGDRLGRSSMGYGGGSRSSISSQDSHGLYSSRQGMSYGGGSFGSGDVGGMYSSSYGGDYISRGSDVGGSSYSSMYSGRGVGGGSSYMGGGGSGSYY, encoded by the exons ATGCCTCCGAAGACGGCGAAGCGAGGGTCCGCGTCGAGCGCCTCGAAGAGGGGTGGCAGAGGTGGCAGGGGAACCCCGAAGGCTGCACAGAACCAACAGCAGCATGAAACTGCGGAGGAGACAGTGAAGGTTGAAGAGAAACAACAACCCgtggttgttgttgctgctgagGAGGAACAGCAGAAGGTGGTGGTGGAAAAAGAGATTCCTGCTGTTGAAGAGAACGAGTCCGCTGTGGTTATTGAGGATAAGGCTATTGACATGAATCAAATGGCTCCGGAGGCTGTGGAAGAAACGTCCCATGCGGCTAGTGGGTTGAGCTTGGTGAAAA ATGATGAAGAGGAGGTTAAGGAGTCCATAGATGAATATGAGAAAGATGAACGCTTAGATTTGGAGGATAATGATCCTGAGTATGAACCTGAGGAGTATGGTGGAGTTGATTATGATGAGAAGGAAATTGAACAAGATGAGGGTCATGAGGTAGGAAATGAAGTAGAGGAAGAAGAGGCTGAAGATAATGTAGGTGAAGAAGAGGGTGATACAGGTGAGGAAGAAGTCGAAGATGTTCATGACGAACTTGAGGGTGAAGAGGAGCATGAGCATGCTGGTGAGGAGCGTGAGCATCCAGACTTTGCTGACGTTGAGGAAGAGGAACACCGAGAAGTCGTGAAGGAGAGGCAAAAGCGGAAAGAATTTGAAGTTTTTGTTGGGGGCTTGGACAAGGATGCTACTGAGAGTGATCTGAGGAAGGCTTTTGGTGAAGTTGGGGTGGTTACAGAGGTCAGGTTGATGATGAACCCTCAAACTAAAAAGAACAAGGGATTTGCATTCTTGCGTTTTGAAACTGTGGAACAAGCAAAACGAGCTGTAGCAGAGCTAAAAAATCCagtg ATTAATGGCAAACAATGTGGTGTGACTCCTAGTCAGGACAGTGATACCCTCTATTTGGGAAACATATGCAAGACATGGACAAAGGAAGCT TTAAAAGAGAAGTTGAAGCATTATGGAGTCACCAATGTTGAGGATTTAACTTTGGTAGAAGATACTAATGATGAAGGAAAGAACCGTGGATTTGCGTTTTTGGAATTTCCTTCTCGTTCTGAAGCTATGGATGCCTTTAAGCGACTGCAGAGGAGGGATGTTGTATTTGGAGTTGATAAGCCTGCAAAAGTTTCTTTTGCAGATTCCTTTATTGATCCGGGTGATGAAATTATGGCGCAG GTTAAAACTGTGTTTATTGATGCATTGCCTCCTTCATGGGATGAAGATTATGTCCGGGATCTTCTCAGGAAATATGGTGAGATTGAAAAGATTGAGCTTGCCAGGAACATGCCAGCTGCTCGGAGGAAGGACTACGGGTTTGTGACATTTGGCTCACATGATGCTGCCGTAAAATGTGCTGATAGTATTACAGGCACAGAGTTGGGTGAGGGAGACAAGAAG GCAAAAGTTAGAGCAAGGTTGTCTAGACCACTCCAGAGAGGCCGCGGAAAACACATTAGTCGTGGGGACTATCGTTCTAGTCGGGGATCTGGAATGATGACGCGGCCTTCATGGAGCCGACCTGCACCTCGTTCTTTTCCTTCTCGTAGTGTAAGAGGAGTTGGAAGTCGTGCTCCACCTGTCAGACCAGTTAGTGTGAGAGATAGACGCCCTATGATGTCCATACCTGCAAGAAGTAGGCCAGTGCCTCCTCCATCTAGATCTTATGATAGGAGACCAGTTG CTCCTGCATATCCAAAAAGTAGCATGAAGAGAGATTATGGTCGGCGTGAGGATATACCACCTCCAAGAAGTAGAGTTGCTGTAGATTATGGCTCAAGGGTTGCTTCTGAAAGACGAACATCTTACAGGGATTATCCTGCTCGTGGTCCTGGCTACACCGAGCTCCCTAGAAGCACATCTCGTGCTGCACCAAGGAGAGGCTATGTGGATGATGGGTATGGCCAGAGATTTGAGAgggctcctcctcctcctcctcctccccaTCTAAGTTACCGTGAAGGACGTCCCCGAGATTATGATGCTCTGTCTGGCTCAAAACGTTCTTATGCTGCTATA GATGATGTTCCTCCACGATATGCTGATACTGGTGCTCGCCAATCAAGAGCTCGACTGGACTATGACTATGGCGGTAGTGCTTCACAGTATGGAGATGCTTATGGTGATAG ACTTGGAAGATCTAGTATGGGATATGGTGGTGGCAGCAGAAGTTCTATTTCCAGTCAAGATTCACATGGGTTGTATAGCAGTCGGCAGGGCATGAGTTATGGAGGAG GTTCTTTTGGTAGTGGTGATGTTGGTGGCATGTATTCATCAAGTTATGGTGGTGATTACATTTCTCGTGGAAGTGAT GTTGGTGGCAGCTCATATTCATCAATGTATTCTGGAAGGGGTGTGGGTGGTGGTAGCAGTTATATGGGTGGTGGCGGATCAGGATCTTATTATTGA